A single region of the Candidatus Bathyarchaeota archaeon genome encodes:
- the gcvPA gene encoding aminomethyl-transferring glycine dehydrogenase subunit GcvPA translates to MSGRMVHHYIPNSSPETLKMMLDEMRLNSIDELYTDIPDRVRLRGRLNIPKAMSEYEVERHVEELLLRNKTVFDAPCFLGGGCWPHYVPAAVEMVVGRSEFATSYTPYQAEVSQGILQALFEYQSMICELTEMDYSNSSMYDWATALGEAARMARRVTGRNEIITPYYMDPHRASTLKVYSEPAGMKVLTCTQDPVTGQIVVEKLQEMITSQTAAVYVENPSYLGFFEKQIDLISDLAHDKGGLLIVGVDPISLGVVKPPGEYGADIVVGEGQPLGNHMNYGGPSLGIFACSGDRLLRQMPGRIVGLTSTLEGGDEAYCLVHQTREQHIRRERATSNICTNEALCAVAAAVYLSLLGPEGLRRLCETIMVKSHYAMKIMNSIDGVKTPIFEAPHFKEFTVNFKDTGRRVDEIHRRLLDRGIQAGKVLKEYPELGEAALYCVTEVHTKEMIDSLADNIREILR, encoded by the coding sequence ATGTCTGGTAGGATGGTTCACCATTACATTCCAAACTCCTCACCCGAGACATTGAAGATGATGCTCGATGAGATGAGGCTCAACAGTATAGATGAACTTTACACAGATATTCCAGATAGGGTGAGGTTGAGAGGGAGACTCAACATTCCCAAGGCCATGTCTGAATATGAGGTTGAAAGGCATGTTGAAGAATTACTCTTAAGGAATAAGACTGTTTTTGATGCGCCATGTTTTCTAGGTGGGGGATGCTGGCCCCACTATGTTCCAGCAGCCGTAGAGATGGTTGTGGGCCGGTCGGAGTTCGCAACATCCTACACTCCTTACCAAGCCGAAGTAAGCCAAGGGATCCTGCAAGCCCTCTTTGAATATCAGAGTATGATCTGTGAGTTGACAGAGATGGATTACTCCAACAGTTCAATGTATGACTGGGCCACAGCTCTAGGTGAAGCCGCTAGAATGGCTAGGAGGGTGACTGGTAGAAACGAGATAATCACACCATACTACATGGATCCTCACCGAGCCTCAACCTTGAAGGTTTATTCGGAGCCTGCTGGAATGAAAGTATTGACTTGCACGCAGGATCCTGTGACAGGACAGATCGTAGTTGAGAAGCTTCAGGAGATGATAACTAGTCAGACAGCCGCCGTATATGTTGAGAACCCTTCATATCTAGGTTTCTTTGAGAAACAGATTGATCTTATCTCTGATCTTGCCCATGATAAGGGAGGTCTGCTGATAGTCGGTGTAGATCCTATATCCTTAGGCGTGGTCAAGCCCCCTGGCGAGTATGGGGCAGACATAGTTGTAGGCGAAGGGCAGCCTCTTGGCAACCATATGAATTATGGTGGGCCATCCCTTGGAATATTTGCCTGTTCAGGGGACCGTCTGCTCAGACAGATGCCAGGTAGAATAGTTGGTTTGACGAGCACCTTGGAGGGTGGGGATGAGGCTTACTGTCTAGTCCACCAGACCAGAGAGCAACATATTCGGAGGGAGAGGGCTACATCAAACATTTGCACCAATGAGGCCCTATGCGCGGTGGCTGCAGCCGTATACCTCTCACTTCTAGGACCTGAAGGCTTGAGGAGACTCTGCGAGACCATAATGGTAAAGTCACATTACGCCATGAAAATCATGAACAGCATAGACGGAGTGAAGACCCCTATATTCGAAGCCCCCCACTTCAAAGAGTTCACTGTGAACTTTAAGGATACAGGTAGGAGAGTCGATGAGATCCATAGAAGACTTCTTGATAGAGGCATACAGGCTGGAAAGGTCCTGAAGGAGTATCCTGAACTCGGTGAGGCCGCCCTATACTGCGTCACAGAAGTCCATACCAAGGAGATGATAGACTCCCTAGCAGATAACATACGTGAAATATTGAGGTGA
- the gcvPB gene encoding aminomethyl-transferring glycine dehydrogenase subunit GcvPB: protein MSYRQARWSEPSIFTISSEGRIGHNPPQPDSEEVKMSGAPSTLLPPELRRSKPPELPELSEVEVVRHYVRLTQMNFGVDTGTYPLGSCTMKYNPKICDKLSSSPKIRDIHPLQDESTTQGILKILYDLSEMLEEITGMSRFSLQPAAGAHGEYTGALIIRAYHAANGEGDKRREMLIPDSAHGTNPASAAMAGFKTVIIPTSSSGYLDLDAVKSVVSKHTAGLMLTNPNTLGIFERNILEISEIVHSAGGLLYYDGANMNAILGKTRPKEMGFDIVHLNLHKTFGTPHGGGGPGAGPVGVVEKLEDFLPVPLISREGDRYFLDYDRPRSIGKVKSFYGNIAVLLRAYIYILCLGCEGLEAASEHSVLNANYLARKILQGGKYTIPYYPDRLVKHEFVLSAEEIYRETGVRAWDISKRLLDYGIHSPTTYFPQIVEEALMVEPTETESKESLDHLVYAMNMVAEEAYSNPPTLKKAPHSTSKGRVDEAKASHPETMCLSWRMKRRFMSGK from the coding sequence ATGTCCTATAGGCAGGCAAGATGGAGTGAACCATCAATATTCACGATCTCAAGCGAGGGCAGAATAGGCCATAATCCACCACAACCAGATTCTGAAGAGGTTAAAATGTCAGGTGCCCCCTCAACCCTGCTCCCTCCAGAGTTGAGGAGGAGTAAGCCCCCAGAGCTACCTGAGCTCTCAGAGGTTGAGGTTGTTAGGCATTATGTGAGGCTCACCCAAATGAACTTTGGAGTAGATACAGGAACATATCCGTTGGGGAGCTGCACAATGAAGTATAACCCAAAGATATGCGATAAATTATCGTCATCACCGAAGATTCGGGATATACACCCTCTACAGGATGAGTCTACAACCCAAGGCATCCTCAAAATTCTATATGACCTGTCTGAAATGCTTGAGGAGATAACTGGAATGTCTAGGTTCAGCCTCCAACCAGCCGCCGGCGCCCATGGAGAATATACTGGAGCGTTAATAATCAGAGCTTACCATGCGGCGAACGGTGAGGGAGATAAACGTAGGGAGATGTTGATTCCAGACTCAGCCCATGGAACAAACCCAGCAAGCGCAGCTATGGCAGGATTCAAGACCGTAATAATTCCTACGTCAAGCTCTGGATACTTAGATTTAGATGCTGTGAAGAGTGTTGTGAGTAAACATACCGCAGGACTCATGTTGACTAACCCGAACACACTTGGAATATTCGAGAGGAACATACTGGAGATCTCAGAGATAGTACATTCAGCAGGAGGCCTATTATATTATGATGGCGCGAACATGAACGCCATCCTAGGAAAGACTAGGCCTAAAGAGATGGGTTTCGACATAGTCCACCTCAACCTACATAAAACATTCGGAACCCCACATGGAGGGGGAGGACCAGGCGCAGGGCCTGTAGGTGTCGTAGAGAAGCTTGAAGATTTTCTGCCTGTACCCTTAATCTCACGTGAAGGTGACAGATACTTTCTAGATTATGATAGGCCACGCAGCATCGGAAAAGTCAAGAGTTTCTATGGAAACATCGCCGTTCTACTCAGAGCCTACATTTACATTCTATGTTTGGGATGCGAAGGACTGGAGGCTGCGAGTGAACACTCTGTTCTGAATGCAAATTACTTGGCGAGGAAGATCTTGCAAGGAGGAAAATACACTATTCCATATTACCCTGACAGACTTGTAAAACATGAGTTTGTGTTGAGTGCTGAAGAGATTTATAGAGAGACAGGCGTCAGGGCTTGGGACATATCCAAGAGGCTGCTGGACTATGGAATACATTCTCCCACCACTTACTTTCCACAGATCGTTGAAGAGGCGTTGATGGTTGAGCCGACTGAGACCGAGAGTAAAGAATCTCTAGACCATCTTGTCTACGCGATGAATATGGTGGCTGAGGAAGCTTACTCCAACCCTCCCACCTTGAAGAAGGCTCCACATTCAACGAGTAAAGGTAGGGTCGACGAGGCTAAAGCCTCCCATCCGGAGACGATGTGCCTATCTTGGAGGATGAAGAGAAGGTTTATGTCGGGAAAATGA
- a CDS encoding serine hydroxymethyltransferase, with translation MKGVLELTPVEYYRKVFSLLEQHHRWFQESIPLIASENVPSPSVREAIISDFGNRYAEGFPKERVYAGCKFIDEVEILCMEMARRLFDAEYADVRPVSGVNANIAVYTAFTQPNDIMMSLSIAAGGHISFGKKQFSGTAGSVKNLEIEYFPFNHEDMNIDVEATKEKILDRVKTNQPLPKLVMFGGSVLPFPHPVKELAKLFHDYGMTICYDAAHVAGLIAGGQFQDPLKEGADVMTISTHKTLFGPQGGAILSKEMYAETLKKAVFPATVSNHHLHHVAGKAVAFAEMLEFGKDYAEQVVENAQTLAKELYSRGFNVLGKKNGFTRSHVLIVDVSEIAYGSEIERRLEDSNIILNRNLLPYDIKYGRHYDTTGGIRIGVQECTRLGMKAEEMKQIAEFIQRVVLRNEDPERIRLEVADFRRRFQKVHYAFETATEAYEYIRIRS, from the coding sequence ATGAAGGGAGTGTTGGAGTTGACGCCAGTAGAATATTATAGGAAAGTCTTCAGTCTGCTTGAGCAACATCACAGGTGGTTTCAAGAGTCTATACCCCTCATAGCTTCAGAGAATGTGCCTTCACCGTCGGTTCGTGAAGCGATAATCTCAGACTTTGGAAACAGGTATGCTGAGGGGTTTCCTAAGGAGCGTGTCTATGCAGGTTGCAAGTTCATAGATGAGGTTGAGATTCTATGTATGGAGATGGCTAGGAGACTCTTCGATGCCGAGTATGCTGATGTCAGACCGGTCTCGGGGGTGAATGCAAATATAGCGGTATACACGGCTTTTACACAGCCGAACGACATCATGATGTCCCTCTCAATAGCGGCTGGGGGTCACATAAGCTTCGGAAAGAAACAGTTTTCAGGAACAGCCGGCTCAGTGAAAAATTTGGAGATAGAATATTTCCCATTCAACCATGAAGATATGAATATTGACGTCGAAGCCACGAAGGAAAAGATTCTTGATAGGGTCAAGACCAATCAGCCCCTACCTAAACTTGTAATGTTCGGAGGAAGCGTCCTACCTTTCCCCCACCCTGTTAAGGAGCTAGCCAAGCTCTTCCACGATTATGGAATGACAATATGTTATGATGCAGCCCATGTTGCAGGACTGATAGCTGGAGGCCAATTTCAAGACCCTCTGAAAGAAGGCGCTGACGTCATGACAATAAGTACTCATAAAACATTGTTTGGTCCTCAGGGTGGGGCCATCCTTTCAAAGGAGATGTATGCTGAAACTTTGAAGAAAGCTGTCTTCCCCGCAACTGTGAGCAACCACCACCTCCACCATGTCGCCGGTAAAGCAGTTGCCTTCGCTGAGATGCTTGAGTTCGGCAAGGACTATGCGGAGCAGGTTGTGGAGAACGCCCAAACCCTCGCCAAGGAACTATACAGTAGAGGATTCAATGTTCTGGGAAAGAAGAACGGTTTCACAAGGTCCCACGTCTTGATAGTTGACGTTTCAGAGATAGCTTACGGCAGCGAGATTGAGAGGAGACTGGAGGATTCGAATATAATATTGAACAGGAACCTACTTCCATATGACATAAAGTATGGTAGACACTATGATACGACGGGAGGCATAAGAATCGGTGTTCAAGAATGTACCAGGCTCGGTATGAAGGCTGAAGAGATGAAGCAGATAGCGGAGTTCATTCAGAGAGTGGTGTTGAGAAATGAGGATCCTGAACGTATCAGGTTGGAGGTTGCAGATTTCAGGAGGAGATTTCAGAAGGTACATTACGCCTTCGAGACGGCGACTGAAGCCTACGAGTACATCAGGATCAGGTCTTAA
- the cofE gene encoding coenzyme F420-0:L-glutamate ligase encodes MNLFKIRIDLVEPGQDILPKIVTGLRRMKITLKDGDILAVTSKIISISQGRVVRLDAIQPSSSAYNLSEKYNLDPEYVELIIREADRLYGGTDQAICTIKDGVILANAGVDRKNIPEGYAVLFPKDPQKSAEDLMRRIHDLTGKHVGVLIVDSRVTPLRLGTVGVALGFAGFEPVKNCVGLKDLYGRPLRITRHCQVDDLACAAHLLMGELDERVAAVLVRGAPIKVFRNLDGHLDNDSVTVPPERCLFINALTNNEGSVGVDASRIL; translated from the coding sequence ATGAATCTATTCAAAATAAGGATAGACTTGGTCGAACCGGGCCAAGACATCCTACCGAAGATCGTTACTGGATTAAGAAGGATGAAGATAACTTTGAAGGATGGGGACATCTTGGCGGTTACAAGCAAGATAATATCCATCTCTCAAGGAAGAGTCGTGAGGCTAGACGCTATACAACCCTCAAGTTCAGCTTACAATCTATCGGAGAAGTATAACCTCGATCCTGAATATGTGGAATTAATAATTAGAGAGGCTGACAGACTCTATGGAGGTACAGATCAAGCCATATGCACCATAAAAGATGGAGTGATCTTAGCAAATGCCGGTGTAGATAGGAAGAATATTCCGGAGGGTTATGCTGTTCTATTCCCCAAGGATCCGCAGAAGTCTGCTGAGGATCTTATGAGAAGAATCCACGATCTGACTGGTAAACATGTTGGGGTTTTGATTGTCGACAGCAGGGTGACTCCCCTCCGTCTTGGAACTGTCGGGGTTGCCTTGGGCTTCGCAGGTTTCGAGCCTGTAAAGAATTGTGTAGGCTTAAAAGATCTTTATGGTAGGCCCCTACGGATAACTAGGCACTGTCAAGTAGACGATCTCGCTTGTGCTGCACATCTCTTGATGGGTGAGTTGGATGAGAGGGTGGCCGCCGTCTTGGTGAGGGGGGCCCCAATCAAGGTCTTCCGTAATCTTGATGGTCACTTGGATAATGATTCGGTTACTGTGCCTCCCGAGCGATGCCTTTTCATAAATGCTCTGACCAATAATGAAGGGAGTGTTGGAGTTGACGCCAGTAGAATATTATAG
- a CDS encoding type II toxin-antitoxin system VapC family toxin, whose translation MKNYLIDSFAWIEYFSGSNAGAIARPFIESNRGITPTIVIAELSEKYRREELSFDEDLDFITRRTNVIPLDIIIAEKAGSLSHERKQKVKSWGLADSIVLATARVHNAMIVTGDEHFLDLTGEVIPIR comes from the coding sequence ATGAAGAATTATCTCATAGACTCTTTCGCATGGATCGAGTATTTTTCAGGCTCAAACGCCGGTGCAATAGCCAGACCTTTCATAGAAAGCAATCGAGGAATAACACCCACGATCGTGATCGCTGAGCTGTCTGAGAAGTACAGACGAGAAGAGCTAAGTTTCGATGAAGATTTAGATTTCATAACCAGAAGGACTAATGTGATCCCACTTGACATCATCATCGCTGAGAAAGCCGGGTCCTTAAGCCATGAGAGGAAGCAGAAAGTTAAGAGTTGGGGACTCGCTGACTCTATCGTGCTTGCTACGGCAAGAGTACATAATGCTATGATAGTGACGGGGGACGAGCATTTTCTAGACCTTACTGGTGAAGTGATACCCATTAGATGA
- a CDS encoding sugar phosphate isomerase/epimerase, giving the protein MKIGINTVTFMKEKPEKRFELSREAGFEGVEILAYPEELTPEGRSEMKSLLRRLGLEAMMIATGPPLALSGGKLCLESPDKSVRDRTVQYIKGCVDWAGDFGTDKVYIVTPTSKGDITDISKALGWLRESLAESCDYARSAGVKICIEHSPGRLVDEASYLNKIIKEFNIENLGALLDVGHLNMTKEDAYETVMKTDKLYHVHFDNNDGKNDIHTPLDVGTMPMGEIAKFVKALKEKRYDGYYSIELLNLQNPVKTLKENIRILREIYEGA; this is encoded by the coding sequence TTGAAGATTGGAATAAATACTGTCACCTTCATGAAGGAGAAGCCTGAGAAGAGGTTTGAGTTGAGTAGGGAGGCTGGTTTTGAAGGTGTTGAGATTCTGGCTTACCCTGAGGAGTTGACTCCTGAGGGTAGGTCTGAGATGAAGAGTCTGCTGAGGAGACTCGGGTTGGAAGCCATGATGATAGCTACTGGGCCGCCTTTAGCCCTCAGCGGGGGGAAACTTTGTCTTGAGAGCCCAGATAAGAGTGTTAGGGATAGGACCGTTCAATATATAAAGGGCTGTGTCGACTGGGCTGGCGATTTCGGAACGGACAAGGTATACATAGTCACACCTACAAGCAAAGGAGATATCACAGATATCAGTAAGGCCCTAGGGTGGTTACGGGAGTCTCTGGCTGAGTCTTGTGACTATGCCAGGTCTGCAGGTGTGAAGATATGTATCGAACATTCGCCTGGGAGACTGGTTGATGAAGCGAGCTACCTGAACAAGATCATCAAGGAATTCAACATTGAGAATTTGGGCGCCCTCCTTGATGTTGGGCATCTGAATATGACCAAGGAGGATGCTTATGAGACGGTGATGAAGACTGATAAACTCTATCATGTCCACTTCGACAATAACGACGGGAAGAACGATATTCACACCCCACTGGATGTGGGTACGATGCCTATGGGTGAGATTGCAAAGTTTGTGAAGGCATTGAAGGAGAAGAGATACGATGGCTACTATTCGATAGAGTTGCTGAATCTTCAGAACCCGGTCAAGACTCTAAAGGAAAACATTAGGATTTTGAGAGAGATATATGAAGGCGCTTAG
- a CDS encoding glycine C-acetyltransferase: MPNPKFTSFIEGKVSELKQAGVFPHIRVLSGPNSTKATLDGKEVLILCANNYLGLANHPEMIQAAKDAVDKYGAGMGTGRMIMTYDIQNKLEEKLAAFKSSQASLCFATGYIANLGGIWPLMEEGDTIISEELNHASIIDGCRMCRGVNRYVYKHLDMKDLEKILKDTVEERSKGKTMIVSDAVFSMDGDICKLPEMIELAEKYDAFIFLDEAHASGVLGKTGRGTVEHFNAYGKVEVQMGTLSKAIATVGGYIAGGEDLIYYLRRASRPFVFSTGYLDPAVCGATMKALEIIEREPERVQRLWDNTRYFKKELNSLGFDTGVSETPITPVIVGEAENAQRLSRYLYEEEGIYVQAFSYPVVPKGKARVRTIVNAHHTKEQLDYALGAFERAGRKLGIL, from the coding sequence ATGCCAAACCCTAAGTTTACCAGTTTTATAGAGGGAAAAGTCAGTGAATTAAAGCAGGCTGGTGTCTTTCCACATATAAGGGTTCTTTCAGGTCCAAACTCAACAAAGGCTACTCTCGACGGGAAAGAGGTCTTGATACTTTGTGCAAACAATTACCTTGGGCTGGCAAATCATCCGGAGATGATTCAGGCAGCGAAGGATGCGGTCGATAAGTATGGGGCGGGCATGGGTACAGGTCGCATGATAATGACATATGACATTCAGAACAAGCTTGAGGAGAAGCTCGCTGCATTCAAGTCATCCCAAGCTTCCCTATGTTTTGCCACTGGTTACATTGCGAACCTTGGAGGGATATGGCCTCTCATGGAGGAGGGTGACACCATAATAAGTGAAGAGCTGAACCATGCAAGCATTATCGATGGATGTAGAATGTGCAGGGGAGTGAACCGTTACGTATACAAACATTTGGATATGAAAGACCTAGAGAAAATACTCAAGGACACTGTTGAGGAGCGGTCTAAAGGCAAGACCATGATAGTCTCAGACGCAGTCTTCAGCATGGACGGTGACATATGCAAGTTGCCTGAGATGATTGAACTTGCAGAGAAGTATGATGCTTTCATCTTCCTCGATGAGGCACATGCCTCAGGTGTTCTTGGAAAGACCGGTAGAGGGACTGTTGAACATTTCAATGCTTACGGTAAGGTTGAGGTTCAGATGGGAACCCTCTCGAAAGCCATCGCCACTGTTGGAGGTTACATCGCCGGCGGTGAAGACCTGATATACTACCTGCGCAGAGCCTCCAGACCTTTCGTGTTCTCAACAGGATATCTTGACCCAGCCGTCTGCGGGGCGACGATGAAGGCTCTTGAAATAATTGAGAGGGAACCTGAACGTGTCCAGAGACTATGGGATAACACAAGATACTTCAAGAAGGAGTTGAACAGCCTAGGATTCGACACAGGTGTGAGTGAGACGCCGATAACGCCGGTGATAGTAGGTGAAGCCGAGAACGCCCAGAGACTGAGCAGATACCTGTATGAGGAGGAGGGGATATATGTTCAAGCATTCAGCTACCCAGTCGTTCCAAAGGGTAAAGCCAGGGTTAGAACCATAGTCAACGCCCACCACACCAAGGAACAGTTAGACTATGCTCTAGGAGCCTTCGAGAGGGCAGGAAGGAAACTCGGCATCCTCTGA
- a CDS encoding type II toxin-antitoxin system VapC family toxin, with product MRVLIDTNIFLNIAREEKEFLDSSEKLLKMVTYGKIEGLASCIALMEIKWALYEKGELGKADKAVSLIEELVNIIPVDKETAKEAIEIKIRKKLELLDSIHVTTAIFQNAILVTRDSDVRRKCEDIATIRTPEEILDKNKAS from the coding sequence ATGCGTGTCTTGATAGATACGAACATCTTCTTGAACATAGCCCGTGAAGAAAAAGAGTTTCTGGACAGCTCAGAAAAGCTCTTGAAGATGGTCACATACGGAAAAATTGAGGGGTTAGCATCCTGCATTGCACTTATGGAGATCAAGTGGGCACTATACGAGAAAGGAGAATTGGGCAAGGCAGACAAAGCCGTATCCCTAATTGAGGAGTTGGTCAACATCATTCCAGTCGATAAAGAGACGGCGAAGGAAGCTATTGAGATTAAAATAAGGAAGAAGTTGGAGTTGCTGGATTCTATTCATGTAACAACCGCGATCTTTCAAAATGCCATTCTCGTAACCAGGGACAGTGATGTGAGGAGGAAGTGTGAAGATATAGCAACTATAAGAACGCCTGAGGAGATTCTTGACAAGAATAAAGCATCATAG
- a CDS encoding AbrB/MazE/SpoVT family DNA-binding domain-containing protein yields the protein MRIEYFGERSLADYVVEIRDKGEVTIPKELRKRYALEPGRSVRLIPKADGILIKPRPQDPVVELKGLAKEVWPSNLSSVNIVKEIRKRVDFEVKEKL from the coding sequence ATGAGAATTGAATATTTCGGAGAAAGATCTTTGGCAGACTATGTTGTGGAGATAAGAGATAAAGGTGAGGTCACCATACCGAAGGAGCTGCGCAAAAGATACGCTTTAGAACCAGGAAGGAGCGTTAGACTCATCCCCAAAGCTGATGGGATTCTAATTAAGCCCAGACCTCAAGATCCGGTAGTTGAGCTCAAAGGTTTAGCAAAAGAAGTTTGGCCCAGTAACCTTTCGAGTGTTAATATTGTAAAAGAGATCCGCAAGCGTGTAGATTTTGAGGTGAAGGAGAAACTCTGA
- a CDS encoding MBL fold metallo-hydrolase — protein sequence MIFRRFLVEGLRNFAYLIGDEQSKEAVVVDPSGAVEDILEVLRKESLKLQLIINTHSHPDHTAGNSELAAETGAKILKYAPNVGGGLRDGDEIVLGKISIKVIHTPGHTPDSICLLVDNKLLTGDTLFVGECGRTDLPGGSSADLYDSLFNKLMALDDDVEVYPGHDYGEKPNSTIGYERKHNYVLKPRTKEEFIRFMSE from the coding sequence ATGATCTTCAGAAGGTTCCTTGTGGAAGGTTTGAGAAACTTCGCCTATCTCATAGGTGATGAGCAGTCTAAGGAGGCGGTGGTTGTAGATCCTTCAGGGGCTGTGGAGGACATTCTTGAGGTTCTAAGGAAAGAATCTTTGAAACTTCAACTTATAATAAATACTCATTCGCATCCAGACCACACTGCCGGTAACAGTGAACTTGCCGCGGAGACTGGAGCAAAGATCTTAAAATATGCACCTAATGTTGGAGGTGGTTTAAGGGATGGGGACGAAATAGTTCTGGGCAAAATAAGTATCAAGGTTATTCATACACCAGGCCATACACCTGACAGCATCTGTCTTCTAGTCGACAATAAACTATTGACAGGCGACACCCTCTTCGTCGGTGAATGTGGAAGGACAGACCTCCCAGGAGGTTCTTCTGCTGACCTGTATGACAGCCTATTCAATAAGCTTATGGCCCTCGATGATGATGTAGAGGTATATCCTGGCCATGATTATGGGGAGAAGCCCAACTCAACAATAGGCTACGAGAGGAAGCACAATTATGTTCTTAAACCTAGAACGAAGGAGGAGTTTATTCGCTTCATGTCTGAGTGA
- a CDS encoding GNAT family N-acetyltransferase has protein sequence MIELNIRIVGPEDFNFIIELAASEGVKYNVQDLIRIINYEPEGFFIAVEGENKLGIVSTVNYGIVGWLGNLFVKEQARRRGVGTKLVRKALEYMKRKGVKATKLYCFPNNIPFYRRLGFKTELSYLVFRGEGRRMDSANVEEMNEDLLNRLYVFDRKIFGADRSKVLKAIYNQFKEYCFAAYIDGEFAGYIMASGSEGQYEVGPWICNPEWQGRLAGELLKAEMNRLKGVEFEITSPQYSEVAERILLSYGLKPERKIVRMSFGEDLNLGRSEAILSVGSLDCG, from the coding sequence ATGATAGAATTAAATATTAGAATAGTTGGACCTGAAGACTTCAATTTCATAATTGAGCTCGCCGCCTCTGAAGGCGTGAAATATAATGTTCAGGATCTAATCCGCATCATAAACTACGAGCCTGAAGGCTTCTTCATAGCGGTTGAAGGTGAAAACAAACTTGGAATAGTCTCAACAGTGAATTATGGTATAGTAGGTTGGTTGGGGAACCTGTTCGTTAAGGAGCAGGCTAGGAGAAGGGGTGTAGGAACCAAACTTGTGAGGAAGGCCCTAGAATACATGAAACGTAAAGGAGTGAAGGCAACTAAGCTATACTGTTTCCCAAACAATATCCCATTCTACAGGAGGCTAGGTTTCAAGACTGAATTATCATATTTAGTGTTCAGGGGAGAGGGTAGAAGAATGGATTCTGCTAATGTCGAGGAGATGAATGAAGACCTCCTCAACAGGTTGTATGTCTTCGACAGGAAAATTTTCGGAGCAGACAGATCGAAGGTTTTGAAAGCGATCTACAATCAATTCAAAGAATACTGTTTCGCAGCCTACATAGATGGAGAATTTGCTGGATACATAATGGCTTCAGGCTCAGAAGGCCAGTATGAGGTGGGGCCATGGATCTGCAACCCTGAATGGCAGGGAAGACTTGCAGGGGAACTTCTTAAAGCCGAGATGAATAGGCTCAAAGGTGTTGAATTTGAAATCACTTCTCCACAATACAGTGAGGTAGCTGAGAGGATCCTTCTAAGTTACGGTTTGAAGCCTGAAAGAAAAATTGTGAGGATGAGTTTTGGGGAGGACCTGAACCTCGGGAGGTCTGAGGCTATTCTGAGTGTAGGCAGCTTAGACTGTGGATGA
- the tmk gene encoding dTMP kinase: MSLKVGVFIVIEGIDGAGKTLHSKNLCLQLHRRGYPTRYTAEPSRNVIGRLLRREFLNRRKAPPEVETLLFAADRLQHLREEVMPTLRRGGIVVSDRYLYASIAYQGAQKVDIEWIRCVNSFAPKPDLAIYLDVPADVAMSRIRRGRSLMERLEFEKRVRAIYLKLVKDGELTYVDGDRPVEDVDEDILNLTIEAITKKHRGAR; the protein is encoded by the coding sequence TTGAGTCTGAAAGTAGGCGTCTTCATAGTGATTGAGGGGATAGATGGAGCTGGGAAGACCCTCCACTCAAAGAATCTCTGCCTCCAACTCCACAGAAGAGGATACCCAACCAGATACACTGCGGAGCCAAGTAGAAATGTGATCGGCAGACTCCTCAGAAGAGAATTTCTGAATAGGAGGAAGGCCCCACCTGAAGTGGAGACGCTCCTATTCGCAGCAGACCGTCTCCAACATTTAAGGGAGGAGGTGATGCCGACACTCCGTCGAGGAGGAATAGTGGTTTCAGACCGTTACCTCTACGCATCAATAGCTTATCAGGGAGCACAGAAGGTTGACATAGAATGGATAAGATGCGTCAACAGCTTCGCCCCCAAACCAGACCTCGCAATATATCTGGATGTTCCGGCAGATGTTGCCATGTCAAGGATTCGTAGAGGAAGAAGCCTTATGGAGAGGCTGGAGTTTGAGAAGAGGGTAAGAGCTATTTACTTGAAGCTGGTGAAGGATGGGGAACTAACATATGTAGATGGAGATAGGCCTGTAGAAGATGTAGATGAGGACATACTAAACCTAACTATTGAGGCGATTACAAAAAAACATAGAGGAGCGAGGTAG